From a region of the Deltaproteobacteria bacterium genome:
- a CDS encoding oxygen-dependent coproporphyrinogen oxidase, protein MTLFDRAAAFFRQLQGDICEALERLDGRGRFSSDAWQRPGGGGGVSRVLVDGDVFEKAGVNWSDVSGELPDELAAQLPGQDRAFRASGVSLVLHPRSPMVPTTHANFRCIQKGDRMWFGGGADLTPYYLFRDDVVHFHRTLKAACDAHSGVADYARFKTWCDEYFYLPHRGETRGVGGIFFDYLDGGGALDAVFEFVQDAGRAFVPAYVPIVERRRAEPWGERERRWQLVRRGRYVEFNLLYDRGTVFGLKTAGRVESILMSLPPLVRWDYAPQVEPSSREAALVAALTPTDWLREGQAEPLAQPD, encoded by the coding sequence GCAGCTGCAGGGCGATATCTGCGAGGCGCTCGAGCGGCTCGACGGTCGAGGTCGATTCTCGTCGGACGCGTGGCAGCGCCCGGGTGGAGGCGGCGGGGTGAGCCGTGTGCTCGTCGACGGGGACGTGTTCGAAAAGGCGGGCGTCAACTGGTCGGACGTGTCGGGCGAGTTGCCGGACGAACTCGCAGCTCAGTTGCCGGGGCAGGACCGGGCGTTTCGCGCGAGCGGCGTATCGTTGGTACTACATCCGAGGTCGCCGATGGTGCCGACCACGCACGCCAACTTTCGCTGTATCCAGAAGGGCGACCGCATGTGGTTCGGCGGCGGAGCCGACCTCACGCCGTACTATCTGTTTCGCGACGACGTCGTTCACTTCCACCGCACGCTCAAGGCCGCGTGCGACGCACATTCCGGCGTGGCCGACTACGCGCGCTTCAAGACCTGGTGTGACGAGTACTTCTACCTGCCGCACCGCGGCGAGACGCGGGGCGTCGGCGGCATCTTCTTCGACTATCTCGACGGCGGGGGCGCGCTCGACGCCGTGTTCGAGTTCGTTCAAGACGCCGGCCGCGCCTTCGTGCCGGCCTACGTGCCGATCGTCGAGCGGCGGCGCGCGGAGCCGTGGGGGGAACGCGAACGCCGCTGGCAGCTCGTGCGGCGCGGCCGGTACGTCGAGTTCAACTTGCTGTACGACCGCGGGACCGTGTTCGGCCTCAAGACGGCCGGCCGGGTCGAGTCCATCTTGATGAGCTTGCCGCCGCTGGTTCGATGGGACTATGCGCCGCAGGTGGAGCCGAGCAGCCGCGAGGCCGCGCTCGTCGCCGCGCTCACGCCGACCGACTGG